One stretch of Shewanella sp. Arc9-LZ DNA includes these proteins:
- a CDS encoding CIA30 family protein translates to MMGSLNANNRHVCQTIQIGIATAVGVLLLIGQPVWSASEDNMLFHFTDPSHFTAWNINNDTVMGGISQSQIKLNEQQALLFSGQVSLANNGGFASTESSFIHQIADASLLTITAKGDGKIYQIRLKTPNLSYGEAYVANVNTQADTLTQHTFTPADFTVSFRGRAVTNAPTLNFEDIDRVGFLVAQKQQGPFIIELHSIQFDR, encoded by the coding sequence ATGATGGGATCACTCAATGCAAATAATCGGCATGTCTGCCAAACAATACAAATAGGCATTGCTACTGCCGTTGGGGTTTTATTATTAATTGGCCAACCCGTCTGGAGTGCCAGTGAGGACAACATGCTATTTCACTTTACTGACCCAAGCCACTTCACAGCGTGGAACATCAATAATGACACTGTGATGGGCGGTATTTCGCAAAGCCAAATTAAGCTTAATGAGCAACAAGCGTTATTATTCTCTGGACAGGTTTCCTTGGCAAATAATGGCGGATTTGCATCGACAGAATCCAGCTTTATCCATCAAATTGCCGATGCATCATTACTCACTATCACGGCCAAAGGTGACGGAAAAATATATCAAATCCGCCTAAAAACACCGAATTTATCTTATGGTGAAGCCTATGTGGCTAACGTTAATACTCAAGCTGATACACTCACTCAACATACTTTTACCCCGGCAGATTTTACTGTCAGCTTTAGAGGGCGAGCGGTCACGAATGCCCCTACATTAAACTTTGAAGATATTGATCGTGTTGGTTTTCTCGTGGCACAAAAACAACAAGGTCCATTTATAATTGAGTTACACTCAATACAGTTTGACCGATAA
- a CDS encoding HAD family hydrolase — MNLPIHIKGIIFDLDGTLVESSLDFDLIRQQIGCPNGVDLLKYVDELSCKATQANANKIILEHEYQDAMSAKPIKGMTELINAIEAAKLPTAIVTRNSLAASAMKVTQNNIAIDHVLTREHFPAKPAPDALLAIATQWQIHPQHIIYVGDYLYDIQAANNAGMIACLINHGIERDYQHLADIVIEELSQLQQLIINNSPSD; from the coding sequence TTGAATTTACCAATACACATAAAAGGCATTATTTTTGATTTAGACGGCACCTTAGTTGAGTCCAGTTTAGATTTTGACTTAATTCGCCAACAAATTGGTTGCCCTAATGGCGTAGACCTTCTTAAATACGTCGACGAGTTAAGTTGCAAAGCCACTCAAGCCAACGCAAACAAAATTATTCTTGAGCATGAATATCAAGATGCTATGAGTGCCAAACCAATCAAAGGCATGACCGAACTGATTAACGCTATTGAAGCGGCCAAATTACCCACAGCCATAGTGACTCGTAATAGCCTTGCAGCCAGTGCCATGAAGGTAACACAAAATAATATCGCCATAGACCATGTGTTAACCCGAGAGCACTTCCCTGCAAAGCCGGCACCCGATGCGTTACTGGCCATTGCAACACAATGGCAAATACATCCCCAGCATATTATCTATGTTGGTGATTACTTATACGATATTCAAGCAGCTAATAACGCGGGAATGATAGCCTGTTTAATTAATCATGGCATCGAACGTGATTATCAACATTTAGCCGATATTGTTATCGAAGAGTTGAGTCAACTCCAGCAATTAATAATCAATAACTCACCGAGCGATTAA
- a CDS encoding TIGR02450 family Trp-rich protein produces the protein MNQIHPKKLLNSKWTKVNVVQKLKHFTVTKVEYDEQQNVVECLIRAEMNAEECSINWRVLKDPQQWKIGWQ, from the coding sequence ATGAATCAAATTCACCCAAAAAAATTACTGAATAGTAAATGGACCAAAGTTAACGTGGTTCAAAAGTTGAAGCATTTTACAGTGACTAAAGTTGAGTATGACGAGCAACAAAACGTGGTTGAATGTCTTATCCGTGCAGAAATGAATGCAGAAGAATGCTCTATTAATTGGCGCGTTCTTAAGGATCCGCAACAGTGGAAAATTGGTTGGCAATAA
- a CDS encoding tetratricopeptide repeat protein, with translation MMKQNAIILSLILSFLAFAPFKSQANQLPECNTSECIEYFKAYRILTKRGHSSAMAMLAEFYYTGYGTNKDLDMALKWYRRAGKYGVLDAKYKAGVLYLQDTPLKDVDEGVEFLQFASKMGHSQSSYLLGKMYLGGGMVEQDLALADQYLAIAYEENNFAARNYGQILYLHESTKDLPLSKLYALISKDVVTLIPEKTVSNQQTAAINFPQGEMETIDVQMDTFEDMFGSHITQLNHMIPDTSKGTGSNIAGQTCAKMWGCSSEGDGQRIQDVMLSDWGLETLQFRLEGSIFIIK, from the coding sequence ATGATGAAACAAAATGCTATTATTTTGAGCTTAATATTAAGCTTTCTCGCTTTCGCTCCATTTAAAAGCCAAGCAAACCAATTACCTGAGTGCAACACGTCTGAATGTATTGAATACTTTAAAGCCTATCGCATTTTAACGAAACGAGGCCACTCCTCAGCAATGGCCATGTTAGCTGAATTCTATTACACCGGTTATGGCACCAATAAAGATTTAGACATGGCGTTAAAATGGTACCGACGTGCAGGTAAATATGGTGTACTGGATGCAAAATATAAAGCGGGTGTCTTGTATTTACAAGATACTCCTCTGAAAGATGTCGACGAAGGTGTTGAGTTTTTACAGTTCGCATCAAAGATGGGCCACTCTCAGTCATCGTATTTATTGGGTAAAATGTATTTAGGTGGTGGCATGGTAGAACAAGATTTGGCACTTGCAGATCAATACCTTGCTATAGCTTATGAAGAAAATAATTTTGCAGCCAGAAATTATGGGCAAATACTTTACTTACATGAATCAACTAAAGATTTACCGCTGAGCAAACTTTACGCTTTAATTTCAAAAGATGTTGTCACGTTAATCCCTGAGAAAACTGTTTCAAACCAGCAGACTGCAGCGATCAATTTTCCTCAAGGTGAAATGGAAACCATTGACGTACAAATGGATACATTTGAAGACATGTTTGGCTCGCATATTACCCAATTGAACCACATGATCCCTGACACTTCAAAAGGCACTGGATCGAATATAGCGGGACAAACATGTGCAAAAATGTGGGGATGTAGTAGTGAAGGTGATGGCCAACGAATCCAGGACGTCATGTTATCTGATTGGGGTTTAGAAACCCTTCAATTTAGGCTCGAAGGTTCAATCTTTATCATAAAATAA
- a CDS encoding DUF2955 domain-containing protein: MLLRHSPLTTNDLRQCLRIATGATLGFAICKFFDLSYGVFFTVTPMLLLGLVPVMNAHAMRQLLASSVMSGIEVGILGGLFGSHAGVILPIVFVLFLYRFAAMSRGSLFLFGANGVISLSIMLHFASYPSVDINNLIFSNFWATAASVVIAYAMTALWPDVEPRAPVAAVVKVPNRMRHEALLGASIATASFVVFQVFNLRDSMSAQATTLLLLFPMHWNGALGYARKRAIGTLFGVTFGLVGQGLLYDWSGLLIFVIPLLWIGLMLFSQVHVREASGSGVGFGAMTTLGILFGQYLTPDNDLVFSALYRISSILVAIVATLLLCYVVHRILNRFEATRFG; encoded by the coding sequence ATGTTATTACGCCATAGTCCTTTGACTACAAACGATTTACGCCAATGTTTACGCATAGCAACAGGCGCCACACTAGGATTTGCGATATGTAAATTTTTCGACCTCAGTTATGGTGTATTTTTTACCGTCACTCCAATGTTGTTACTGGGTTTAGTCCCTGTGATGAATGCACATGCGATGAGGCAATTATTGGCATCATCTGTAATGTCTGGGATTGAAGTGGGTATTTTAGGTGGCTTATTTGGCTCTCACGCTGGGGTGATATTACCTATCGTGTTTGTGCTATTTTTGTATCGTTTTGCGGCAATGTCACGCGGTAGTTTGTTTTTATTTGGCGCTAACGGGGTTATCAGCTTAAGCATTATGCTGCACTTTGCCAGTTATCCGAGTGTCGATATTAATAATCTCATTTTCAGTAATTTTTGGGCGACAGCGGCCTCTGTTGTAATCGCTTATGCTATGACGGCTTTATGGCCCGATGTTGAACCAAGAGCACCAGTTGCTGCCGTGGTTAAAGTGCCTAACCGCATGCGACACGAAGCGTTACTCGGTGCATCTATTGCAACTGCATCATTTGTGGTTTTTCAGGTATTTAACTTACGTGATTCTATGTCTGCTCAAGCCACCACCTTGTTATTGTTATTCCCAATGCATTGGAATGGTGCGCTCGGTTATGCCCGCAAACGAGCTATCGGTACCTTGTTTGGCGTGACTTTCGGCTTGGTGGGACAAGGGTTACTCTATGATTGGTCTGGATTATTGATTTTTGTGATACCACTATTGTGGATAGGCTTAATGTTGTTTAGCCAAGTACACGTGAGAGAAGCGAGTGGCTCTGGAGTGGGATTCGGTGCTATGACCACCTTAGGGATATTATTCGGTCAATACTTAACCCCAGATAATGACTTAGTTTTTAGTGCTTTGTACCGAATAAGCAGCATATTAGTCGCTATCGTGGCAACATTATTACTGTGTTATGTGGTGCATCGAATATTGAATCGATTTGAAGCTACTCGATTTGGTTGA
- a CDS encoding HlyD family secretion protein: MTPDQQFARLVKIAIFMFVMVFGYFMFADAVMPMTPQAMATRMVTKVTPQVSGKIASIAVENNQLVAKGDVLFSIDSAPYELAAEQATLALEQAKQDNAELDASILAAKADVQANQSSAQQRNSEAKRLDALYASRGVSQQLTDQAQSEAVTAQANLLAAKARLTKLVVSRGRNGEDNLKVRQAQNRLAQAELNLSYTQIRADQNGVVTNLQLEVGSFATVGQPLLAVVSENVDIIADFREKSLRGIEPQSTALVAFDGQPGRLYHAKVSTVDAGVSAGQFDANGRLADPQESVRWVRDAQRLRLHLELDHQGVNALPAGARATVQLVPNSGLLGFLAKVQIKVISTLHYIY; the protein is encoded by the coding sequence ATGACCCCAGATCAACAATTTGCTCGACTCGTTAAAATCGCTATTTTTATGTTTGTAATGGTGTTTGGTTACTTTATGTTTGCCGATGCAGTAATGCCTATGACGCCGCAAGCCATGGCCACACGAATGGTCACTAAAGTGACGCCACAAGTCAGTGGTAAAATTGCATCTATTGCCGTCGAAAATAACCAACTTGTGGCTAAAGGTGATGTGTTATTTAGCATCGACTCAGCCCCTTACGAGTTAGCGGCTGAGCAAGCTACATTGGCGTTAGAGCAAGCAAAACAAGATAACGCTGAACTTGATGCATCGATACTAGCAGCCAAAGCAGATGTTCAGGCAAATCAAAGTAGTGCACAGCAGAGAAATAGTGAAGCAAAACGCCTTGATGCTCTGTATGCCTCTCGAGGTGTATCGCAGCAGTTAACCGATCAAGCTCAAAGTGAGGCCGTCACGGCGCAGGCCAATTTACTTGCCGCTAAAGCTCGCTTAACTAAGCTAGTGGTAAGTCGTGGACGCAATGGCGAAGATAATTTAAAAGTCCGTCAAGCTCAAAATCGTTTAGCTCAAGCAGAATTAAACCTGTCATACACTCAAATTCGCGCAGACCAAAATGGCGTGGTGACTAACTTACAGTTAGAAGTCGGCAGCTTTGCCACTGTTGGACAGCCGCTATTAGCTGTAGTGTCAGAAAACGTCGATATTATTGCTGATTTTAGAGAAAAAAGTTTACGCGGTATTGAGCCACAATCAACTGCGCTTGTTGCATTTGATGGTCAACCTGGACGTTTATATCATGCCAAAGTGAGTACCGTAGATGCCGGTGTGAGTGCCGGGCAATTTGATGCCAATGGCCGTTTAGCTGATCCGCAAGAATCGGTACGTTGGGTACGTGATGCTCAGCGTTTACGTTTACACCTTGAACTTGACCACCAAGGCGTTAATGCATTACCCGCTGGAGCACGTGCAACGGTGCAATTAGTACCTAATAGCGGTTTACTTGGCTTTCTAGCCAAGGTTCAAATTAAGGTTATCAGCACGCTGCATTATATCTATTAA
- the slyA gene encoding transcriptional regulator SlyA codes for MYKELERLKELSLAEHLGRLHRLWRTAADAELVPLGLTHPRWTALWKLLRLGDNVSQKVLADALEIELPSLMRTLSQLEQQGYIQRRCCENDKRARIVSLTPEGIDMLKQMESRIMLVRRDLLAGISSQELSEFERVISLISDNALAALHKNTEQDNKIPE; via the coding sequence ATGTATAAAGAATTAGAGCGATTAAAAGAACTTTCACTTGCTGAGCACTTAGGGCGATTACATCGTTTATGGCGCACCGCTGCAGACGCGGAGCTCGTACCATTAGGGTTAACTCACCCTCGCTGGACTGCGCTGTGGAAGTTACTGCGCTTGGGCGATAACGTCAGCCAAAAGGTGCTTGCCGATGCTTTAGAGATAGAATTGCCCTCTTTAATGCGCACTTTGAGCCAGTTAGAACAGCAAGGATATATACAGCGCCGCTGCTGCGAGAACGATAAGCGAGCACGAATAGTCAGCTTAACTCCTGAAGGCATCGACATGCTTAAGCAGATGGAAAGCCGCATTATGTTGGTTCGTCGAGATTTACTTGCAGGTATTAGCAGCCAAGAATTAAGTGAATTTGAACGTGTCATTAGTCTTATTAGTGATAATGCTCTTGCTGCGCTGCATAAGAACACTGAACAAGACAACAAAATTCCTGAATGA